CCACGTAGCGCAGGGCGGCGCGCGTCCGTGCAGGCCCCGAGCCGTGCAGGGCCAGGCAGTAGGAGGCGATCAGGAGGATTTCGAAAAAGACGAAGAGGTTGAAGAGGTCGCCGGTCAGGAAGGCGCCGTTGACGCCTAACAGCTGGATGGGAAAGAGGACGTGAAAGTCCCTGCCGCAGCGGTCGTCGCCGGCGCAGGCATGGACCAGGACGGGCAGGGCCAGCAGGGCCGTGACCAGGAGCATGAGGGCGCTCAGCCGGTCCAGGACCAGTACGATGCCGAAAGGTGCCGGCCAGCCCCCCAGGGCGTAGGTTTCGATCTGGCCCGTGGCGGCCCGCGCCGTCAGCAGGATGGCGGCCAGCAGGACCCCTGCCGTGGAGACGATCGACACGCACCGCTGGGCCGCAAGACCCTTGCGCACGCGCTGCAGGTTGATCATGCCGGCGGCCAGGGGCAGGAGCAGGGGGGCCAGGATCAGGTGGTTCACGGGACGTCTCCTTTGCCGTCGACATGGTCGTTGTTGAGTTCGCCCCGCGCCCGCAGGGCGAGGATGACCACGAAGGCGGTCATGCCGAAACCGATGACGATAGCTGTCAGGACCAGCGCCTGTGGCAGGGGGTCCGCCGTTGGCCCGGCGCCTCCGGCCAGGGGAGGCGCGCCTGTCACCAGCCGCCCGCTGAAGAAAAGAAAGAGATTGACCGCATAGGACAGGAGCGACAGACCCAGGACCACGGTGAAGGTTCTGGCGCGCAGGACGAGGTAGGTCCCGCAGGCCGTCAGCACGGCAACGGCAAGTGCGGCCAGGGCTTCCATTAGGCTTCCCTCCCGGCGCGCGCGCTGCGCCGTTTCAATTTGCCCAGGTTGGCGAGGATCAGCAGGATCACCCCGACCACGGTCAGAAAAACGCCCAGGTCGAAAACCATGGCGCTGGCCAGCTCGAATTCCCCGATCACAGGCAGGTGAACGTGCCCGAAAGCCGAGGTCAGAAAGGGCCGGCCCAGGAAGAGGCTTACGGCTCCCGTGGCCGACGCGATGAGGACGCCGGTGGCGATGAGAGGGTGGAAGGCCTGCCGCCACTGCTTCTGGGTCCAGGTGATGCCGCTTGCCATGTATTGCAGGACCAGGGCCACGGCCGCCACCAGGCCGGCGATGAACCCGCCGCCGGGGGCGTTGTGCCCGCGCAGGAAAAGGTGGGCCGCCACCAGCAGGGCCAGCGGCAGTAGAAAGCGCGTCATCTGAGAGAGGATCAGCGGGTGCCGCTCGCCGGCCCAGGGCCGTCCGTTCTGGTCGGCCTGCGGTACGGGCAGTCGCAGGTTGTACAGAAGGGCGAAAATGCCGATGGCGGCCACCGCCAGGACCGTGATCTCCCCAAGGGTGTCGAAACCCCGGAAGTCCACCAGGATGACGTTGACCACGTTCTTCCCGCCGCCGCCGGGTATGCTCTGATCCATGAAAAAGCCCGAGATGGACGCGTGGGGCCCGGTCAGCATGCCCCAGGCCGCGAAACCGACCCCGCAGCCCATTGCCGAGGCCAGGGCCAGGTCCCGCACCTTGCGCCAGGGCGGGGACTCGGACGCGTGGCGCTGCGGGAGAAAGAAAAGCGCCAGCAGCAGGAGCATGATGGTCACGACCTCGACGGAGAGCTGGGTCAGGGCCAGGTCAGGGGCCGAGAAACGCACGAACGCCAGGGAAACCAGCAGGCCCACCACGCTCAGGGCGACAACGGCCTTCAGGGGCTGCCTGCGCCATAGCACCGTGAGCAGACCGGCGGCCAGCAGAAGCGTTACGCCGATAAGGGACAGGGTGTCCACTGGGGTGCCGGGAATCTGCATGCCGGCGACGGCAGGGGCCAACGGTATGAGCATGGCCGCGGCCGCGGCGGTGAGGAGCAGCCCCGCGGAGCGTTGCAGGGATCCGTTGTCCAGGAAGCCCTGGGCGTCGCCGGCGATCCGGCTGAGAAACCCTTCTGCGGCACGGAACATGGCGGCCGCGTCGGGTCGCAGCGTCATGGCTTCGTGGCAGGCGAAGAGGCGCCGGCGCATGCCATAGAGGGCCAGTCCACCGCCCAGCGCCACGACGCTCATCAGCAGGGGGGTGTTGAAGCCGTGCCAAAGGGCCAGGCTGTATGGCGGCAGGTCGCGGCCGACCACGTTCGCCGCGGCAACCGCGAGGAAGGGGCCCACGGTCATGGCGGGCAGGATGCCCACCAGCAGGCAGAGGCCCGCCAGGATCTCCACGGGGATCTTCATGAAGCGCGGCGGCTCGTGGGGCGGGTATTTGGGAAGGTCCCGGGGCTCGCCATTGAAGAAGACGTCATGGATGAAACGGGCCGAGTAGGCCACCGAAAACACCCCGGCCAGGGTGGCGGCGACGGGGAGGATCCACCCCGCAGAGCCCAGCAGGTTGGCGTGCAGGGTTTCGGCGAAGAACATCTCCTTGGACAGGAACCCGTTCAGCAGGGGCACCCCCGCCATGGCCGCCGATGCGACCATGGCCAGGGTCGCCGTGTGGGGCATGTAGCGCCACAGCCCGTTGATGCGGCGCATGTCGCGGGTGCCGGTCTCGTGGTCGATGATGCCCGCGGCCATGAAGAGCGAGGCTTTGAAGGTGGCGTGGTTGACGATGTGGAAAACCCCGGCGACGGCGGCCAGGGGCGTGTCCAGGCCGAAGAGCAGCGTGATCAGGCCCAGGTGGCTGATGGTGGAATAGGCCAGTAGGCCTTTGAGGTCGTGCTGGAAAAGGGCGATCCAGGCCCCCGCGATCAGGGTGGTCAGGCCGATGCCGCCCACGGCGAAGAACCAGAGGTCCGTGCCGGAAAGAGCCGGGTAGAGCCGGGCCAGGAGGAAGACCCCCGCTTTGACCATGGTCGCCGAATGCAGGTAGGCGCTGATGGGCGTGGGCGCCGCCATGGCCCGGGGCAGCCAGAAATGGAAGGGGAACTGGGCAGACTTGGTGAAGGCCCCGGCCAGGATGAGCGCCAAGGCCGGTGCATAGAGCGTGTGATCCCGGATCAGGTCGCCGCGCTGCAGGATGAGGGATATCCGGTAGGTCCCGGCCGCCTGCGCCAGTAGCAGGAAGCCGGCCAGCAAGGCCAGGCCCCCTGCGCCCGTGACGATCAGGGCCATCCGGGCGCCCCGTCGCGCATCGGCGCGATGCTGCCAGTAACCGATGAGCAGAAAGGAGGAGAGTGAGGTCATCTCCCAGAAGACCAGCAGCAGGAGCAGATTGTCGGACAGGGCCACCCCGAGCATGGCGGCCATGAACACCAGCAGCAGGCCGTAAAGACGGCCCAGGGAATCCTTTTCCGAAAGGTAGTAGCGGGCGTAGAGGACGACCAGCACGCCGATGCCCGCGACGAGCATCACGAACAGGGCGGAGAGCCCGTCCAGGCGCAGGCTCAGGTCGAGACCCGCCCCGGGCAGCCAGGAGAGCTGCACCTGCGCCGGGGTCCCCTGAAAGGCGTGCAGGATGGGCGAGGCGGCCAGCAGGAGGGTGCATGCCGCAACGGCGAGGGCCGCCCAGGTGCAGGCGTTGCGCCCCCATCGTGCGGCCAGGGGCGGCAGCAGGGCGCCCAGGAGGGGAAACGCAATGACAAGCAGGAGATTCATGCTTCTACGGTGGCCGGCTGTTGCATGCCGGCGGGGGCGGTGGTGCTGGGACGTGCCCGCGGGAATTGTCCCTTCAAAGAACCCCCGGCGACACGGCAGTGTCGTATTGCCCTGGATGCCTGAAGATGAGGGTTATTTACATGGCCTGCTGCGAAAGTGCAAGTTCGAACCAAAATCCGGCGCCATCTTGTGGAATTATTTTTTACCACGACCCTGACCGGAAAAAACAGCATCTTGATTTTGGCGGGTACTTACTTTAAACGACTTTAATCGGCGATTTATCGTGGGCGGCGAGGAGAAGCTCGGATGGCTTTGGGGAGCGCAATGCATCTCTGGAGGTTTGCGTTGGCAGCGGCGATTGCTGTGGCGGTGTTGCTCGCGTCATGGCAGGCTAGCGCGCAGGCCAGGGAGGAGGCCGGCAATGCTGCGGCGGAAGAGGCGGCTTCCGGACAGGCTTTCCGGGATTGGTTGGATCTGCTGCGCAACGAGGCGCGCGGCAAAGGCATCTCGGATGCCACCCTGGACGCGGCCCTGGCCGATATTGCGCCGCTGGCGGCCGTGATCGAACTGGACCGGCGCCAGCCCGAGTTTACCCAGACCTTCTGGTCCTACCTCCGTCAGCGGGTCAGCGACGAGCGGGTGAAACGCGGCCGGGCGCTGCTGGCGAAACATCGCGACCTGCTGAACGAAATTTATGCCCAATACGGCGTTCCGCCGCGCTATCTCATCGCCTTCTGGGGACTGGAGACAAATTTCGGCGACTATCTGGGCAGCTTCCCTGTGATCGACGCCCTGGCGACCCTGGCCTACGACCGGCGCCGCGCCCGTTTCTTCCGGGGAGAGCTGCTCGGGGCGCTGCAGATCCTCGAGGAAGGGCACATCGCGCCGGCTGCGATGACGGGCTCCTGGGCCGGGGCGATGGGGCAGATGCAGTTCATCCCTTCCACCTTCATCGGCTACGCCGTGGATCGGACCGGTGACGGGCGCAAGGACATCTGGGGCAGCCTGCCGGATGCCTTCTCATCTGCGGCCAATTTCCTTTTCAAGCTGGGCTGGCGGGCGCAGGAACCCTGGGGCTGGGAGGTGCTCCTGCCGCGGGACTTCGACTTGATGTCGGCCAAGATGCAGATCAAAAAGACGCTGACGGCGTGGTCGGCGCTTGGGGTGCAGCGGACTGACGGCAAGCCATTGCCGCACTTGGAAAGGGAAGGCGCCATCCTGCTGCCCCAGGGCCACAAAGGCCCCGCGTTCCTGGTTTACGACAACTTCCGTACCATCATGCGCTGGAACAATTCCATCAACTACGCCCTCTCCGTCGGCCATCTGGCGGACCGCATCGCCGGGCTGCCTGAGCTTGCGACGGGTCGGGAGGCGGAGCACAAGCCGCTTTCGCGCGACGCGATCGGGGAGATCCAACAACTTCTAAACCGCCTCGGCTTCGAGGCCGGTGCCGTGGACGGCCTGCCGGGTTCCCGCACACGCACCGCGATCCGCGCCTTTCAGCAGAAGCATGGGTTGCCGCCTGACGGCTATCCCGAGCCGGCTTTGCTTCAAAGACTGCGGGCGGCAGCGGCAGCCCTGCCGTGAAAAAGGGTCGATCGGATTTTTTCCGGAAAGCCCTCCGCCGGGTTGTGGCACGGCGAATAATCCTCTGACCGGCTTGAGGCGCGATTGCTCATGAAACGGTGCATCCCATTTCTGATCGCAGCGATGGTTCTGGTTTTGGCGGTTTTTTATCCCGGGTGTTCCTTTGCCTTGCGGAGCTTCCTGATGGAACCCGGGACCGGCGTTTACGGCGTCACGCGCATGGTGCAGGCCCGCGAGCAGGACACGCTGCTTGACATCGCACGTGAGTTCGGGCTCGGGTACAACCAGATCATCGCGGCCAACCCGGGCATCGACCCCTGGGTGCCGCCCCAGGGCAGCCTGGTGCGCCTGCCCCTGACCTTTGTGCTGCCCCGCGAACGCCCGCAATCCGGCGTGCTCGTGAACCTCGCGGAGATGCGCCTTTACTTTTTTTTCGACAACGGCGGGCATGACTTCTTTTTCACCGCGCCCATCGGCATCGGTCGGGAGGGCTACCTGACGGAGATCGGGGAATACAAGGTCAAGAGCAAGACCCCCAACCCGACCTGGGTGGTGCCCGAGTCCATCCGCAGCGAGGAGCCGGATCTGCCGGCCGAAGTTCCGCCGGGCCCGGACAACCCGCTGGGGGATTTCGTCTTCCGACTTTCCAGAAATCTCTACGCCATCCACGGGACCAACAAGCCCTGGGGCATCGGCCGCAGGGTCAGCCACGGCTGCATCCGCATGTACCCGGAGGACGTGGGCGCACTCTACCCGCTGGTGCCGGTGGGCGCCGTGGTCAAGGTCGTCTACGAGCCCGTCAAGTTCGGTTGGGGGAACGGGAAGCTGTGGATCCAGGTCTTCGAGGATTTCGAGGAAAGGCTTGTTTCGCCCCTGGAGAAGGTCGTGGAGGAGCTCCTGGATTACGAGATGGCCATAGGCACCCTGGATGTCGATCGCGAGGCCCTCTTAGGGGCCCTGGACGAGAAGACGGGGGTGCCTATGGCCGTGGCGCGGCTCCGGAAGGAGTAGTGCTATTTTTTAAGGGACTTGTCGAAGATGCGCTCGGCCTTCAGGGCCGCGGCCTCGGCGCGCTCGGACGCCATCTCGGCCCTGGTGGCCGACTGCTCGGCGCTGCCCGCCGCCTTTTCGATGCGCAGGCCCATCTCTTCGAGCCTCTGGCTGGCCGCCTCGGCCCTGTCCGCCGCGGCCTTGGCCTCCTCGGCCGACTGCCGGGTGCTTTCCAGCAGGGCCCTGTCCTCCTGGCTCAGACTGGCACATCCCGCAAGCGCCCCAAGAAAGAAAGCGGCAAAAAACAGCGTCATGGACAACGTTTGGGTCATTTTTTTCGTCATCATCGTTCCTCCTCCTTTGTTTTGAGGGTCGCGGCAAGAAATAATGCCACAATATGGCGAAGGATTTTGGTTCATCATCAAGGCACACCCGTCGGCGCATATCGAGATAGGTGCCGGCGGAGGTAACGCCGAGGACGGGCCAAAAGACAAGCTATAGGTGGAATTGTTTTTTGCCGAGGCCCTGAGTGTTACCATTACCCTTTTAGGACCGTATGTTACCCCCTCCCGATTTTAGAAGTCAATTGCTATTGACGTTGCTGCTGACTTTTTCCGTGACCAGTGCCCTGGCTGCTGACCCCTCAACGGCGCCCAAAAGAGTCCTGGTCATCGACAAAGCCGCACAGAAACTGAGCGTCTTTGTCGACGGCCGGCAGGTGGCCCGGTTCCCCGCCACCTTCGGCATCGACCCCGTTTCGGACAAGCGCAGGATCAACGATCTGGCGACTCCCGAGGGCCACTATTTCATTACCTACAAGAAGAGCCGGACCCGGTTTTACCGCACCCTGGGCCTTTCCTTCCCGAATCTGGCCGATGCCCAGCGGGGCCTGGCCGCGGGCATCGTCTCCGTGGAGGAATACGGGAGGATTCTCAAGGCCGCGCGCAGATCCCGCCCGGCGCCGTGCGACACGGGGCTGGGCTGCGCCATCGCCATTCACGGCGGGGGGGTGTACCGGCAATTCGGGGAGTTCACGGAGAGGGACTGGACCGACGGTTGCGTCGCCCTGGACAACTCGGATATGGCGGTGCTCTTCAACCTTTGCCGGCCCGGGGACCCGGTGCTCATCTTCAACAGCGCCCAAAACCTCTTCGGCCTCATCAGGCCGTTCACCCAGGTGCGCAACCTGGACGACCAGGGCCTGCCGGTCTGCCCTGACGGGGTCTGCGCATACCAGGCCGATCTGCGGACACGGCTGGGCCGGACCGGCGTAACCGTGAGAGAGGGCGGGGCGCATGGATTGTCCCTGGAGGTCGTGGTCCAGGGCGAGGGGGCGAACCTTCCGGCCCTGGTCCTCGTGGACCGCAATGCGGACGGCGAGATGTCTTTTCTGGACAGCGCCGAGGGGCCGATCGCGGATGGGGCAGCGCCGGGGTCGGCCTACGAATTGGTCAGAACTGCGATTGTCGCCGCCCTTTCCTCCGGCGGGATGCCCCGCCTGGATGGCGGGCGA
The genomic region above belongs to Desulfobacteraceae bacterium and contains:
- a CDS encoding Na+/H+ antiporter subunit C, which gives rise to MEALAALAVAVLTACGTYLVLRARTFTVVLGLSLLSYAVNLFLFFSGRLVTGAPPLAGGAGPTADPLPQALVLTAIVIGFGMTAFVVILALRARGELNNDHVDGKGDVP
- a CDS encoding lytic murein transglycosylase, producing the protein MAAAIAVAVLLASWQASAQAREEAGNAAAEEAASGQAFRDWLDLLRNEARGKGISDATLDAALADIAPLAAVIELDRRQPEFTQTFWSYLRQRVSDERVKRGRALLAKHRDLLNEIYAQYGVPPRYLIAFWGLETNFGDYLGSFPVIDALATLAYDRRRARFFRGELLGALQILEEGHIAPAAMTGSWAGAMGQMQFIPSTFIGYAVDRTGDGRKDIWGSLPDAFSSAANFLFKLGWRAQEPWGWEVLLPRDFDLMSAKMQIKKTLTAWSALGVQRTDGKPLPHLEREGAILLPQGHKGPAFLVYDNFRTIMRWNNSINYALSVGHLADRIAGLPELATGREAEHKPLSRDAIGEIQQLLNRLGFEAGAVDGLPGSRTRTAIRAFQQKHGLPPDGYPEPALLQRLRAAAAALP
- a CDS encoding L,D-transpeptidase gives rise to the protein MTLLLTFSVTSALAADPSTAPKRVLVIDKAAQKLSVFVDGRQVARFPATFGIDPVSDKRRINDLATPEGHYFITYKKSRTRFYRTLGLSFPNLADAQRGLAAGIVSVEEYGRILKAARRSRPAPCDTGLGCAIAIHGGGVYRQFGEFTERDWTDGCVALDNSDMAVLFNLCRPGDPVLIFNSAQNLFGLIRPFTQVRNLDDQGLPVCPDGVCAYQADLRTRLGRTGVTVREGGAHGLSLEVVVQGEGANLPALVLVDRNADGEMSFLDSAEGPIADGAAPGSAYELVRTAIVAALSSGGMPRLDGGR
- a CDS encoding monovalent cation/H+ antiporter subunit A, encoding MNLLLVIAFPLLGALLPPLAARWGRNACTWAALAVAACTLLLAASPILHAFQGTPAQVQLSWLPGAGLDLSLRLDGLSALFVMLVAGIGVLVVLYARYYLSEKDSLGRLYGLLLVFMAAMLGVALSDNLLLLLVFWEMTSLSSFLLIGYWQHRADARRGARMALIVTGAGGLALLAGFLLLAQAAGTYRISLILQRGDLIRDHTLYAPALALILAGAFTKSAQFPFHFWLPRAMAAPTPISAYLHSATMVKAGVFLLARLYPALSGTDLWFFAVGGIGLTTLIAGAWIALFQHDLKGLLAYSTISHLGLITLLFGLDTPLAAVAGVFHIVNHATFKASLFMAAGIIDHETGTRDMRRINGLWRYMPHTATLAMVASAAMAGVPLLNGFLSKEMFFAETLHANLLGSAGWILPVAATLAGVFSVAYSARFIHDVFFNGEPRDLPKYPPHEPPRFMKIPVEILAGLCLLVGILPAMTVGPFLAVAAANVVGRDLPPYSLALWHGFNTPLLMSVVALGGGLALYGMRRRLFACHEAMTLRPDAAAMFRAAEGFLSRIAGDAQGFLDNGSLQRSAGLLLTAAAAAMLIPLAPAVAGMQIPGTPVDTLSLIGVTLLLAAGLLTVLWRRQPLKAVVALSVVGLLVSLAFVRFSAPDLALTQLSVEVVTIMLLLLALFFLPQRHASESPPWRKVRDLALASAMGCGVGFAAWGMLTGPHASISGFFMDQSIPGGGGKNVVNVILVDFRGFDTLGEITVLAVAAIGIFALLYNLRLPVPQADQNGRPWAGERHPLILSQMTRFLLPLALLVAAHLFLRGHNAPGGGFIAGLVAAVALVLQYMASGITWTQKQWRQAFHPLIATGVLIASATGAVSLFLGRPFLTSAFGHVHLPVIGEFELASAMVFDLGVFLTVVGVILLILANLGKLKRRSARAGREA
- a CDS encoding L,D-transpeptidase family protein, with amino-acid sequence MEPGTGVYGVTRMVQAREQDTLLDIAREFGLGYNQIIAANPGIDPWVPPQGSLVRLPLTFVLPRERPQSGVLVNLAEMRLYFFFDNGGHDFFFTAPIGIGREGYLTEIGEYKVKSKTPNPTWVVPESIRSEEPDLPAEVPPGPDNPLGDFVFRLSRNLYAIHGTNKPWGIGRRVSHGCIRMYPEDVGALYPLVPVGAVVKVVYEPVKFGWGNGKLWIQVFEDFEERLVSPLEKVVEELLDYEMAIGTLDVDREALLGALDEKTGVPMAVARLRKE